Genomic segment of Synechococcus sp. A15-28:
CCATGGCTGGCGCCTGGCTTGGCTTCCTGATGCACAACCGCCATCCCGCCCGAGCCTTCATGGGAGACACGGGCTCCCTGGCCATGGGAGCCGCCCTGAGTGGCGTGGCTCTGCTGTCGGACAGCCTCTGGCCTCTGCTGGTGATGGGTGGGGTGTTTCTGGCGGAGTCCCTCTCCGTGATCATCCAGGTGTGGGTGTTCAAAGCCACGAAAGGTCAGGACGGTCAAGGCCGACGCGTGTTCCGGATGGCCCCCCTGCACCATCATTTCGAGCTGGGGGGCACCAGCGAACGCACAGTGGTGCCATGCTTCTGGCTCGTCACAGCTGGCTTTGTGCTGCTGGGGATTGCGCTACGCCCGACCATCTGAACCCATGACCTATTTCACCTGGCGGGAATCGGGACTCACCACGGACTGCGCCAGCCTTGAAGCCATGGCGTCGCGGTTTGAGGAGTCCGCCAGCCTGATGCGTCGCATGGCTGAGGAAGGATTCCGGCTCGAGCGCCATGGCAACCATCAACGCATCACCCATCCCGATCCATCGGTGTTCGAGGCCTGGGGGTTCGTCAGTGAGGAATCCCCTGTTCGACAGCTCACACTGATCCCGGATCTGGACACCTGATGGACGACCTGCTCACCAAAACAGCAGACCTGCTGTCCGCTGCTGCCGCGGATCCGGACCGCGTGCTGCGCTGGGTCCTGATTTATTTCGGCATCTCATCTCTGGGTTTCATCGCCGTCTGGTTGATTGGTGAGATCCGCCGTCAAAGCCGCCAATGACCCAATTTCCCAAGACGGTGATGCTGCTGGGCAGCGGTGAACTGGGAAAGGAGGTGGCCATCGCCGCCCAGCGCCTCGGATGCCATGTGATCGCCTGCGATCGCTATGCCAACGCACCAGCCATGCAGGTGGCCGATGAGGCGGAAGTTCTGGCGATGACGGACGCCGATACGTTGCTGGCAACGGTGCGTCGCCACCGCCCTGATGTGGTGATCCCCGAGATCGAAGCGCTGGCGGTTTCTGCGCTGGCGGAACTGGAACAGGACGGAATCACGGTGATTCCCACCGCCAGGGCCACGGCGGTCACCATGAACCGTGATCGGATCCGCGACCTTGCCGCCGGCGAACTGGCACTGCGGACTGCGCGCTTCGCTTACGCCGCCAGTGCTGAGGACTTGAAAGCCGAAGCTCCTGCCCTCGGATGGCCGGTGGTGGTGAAGCCGGTGATGAGCTCGTCCGGAAAAGGCCAGAGTGTTGTGGATGGACCGGATGGTCTGGATCAAGCCTGGGAAGCAGCAATGGCCGGTGCCAGGGGAACCTCCCCCCGGGTGATCGTGGAGGAATATCTCCGCTTTGACCTTGAAATCACCCTGCTGACCATCCGACAGCACAACGGGGAGACCCTGTTCTGCTCACCCATCGGCCATGAACAGGAACACGGTGATTACCAGTGCAGCTGGCAGCCGGCAGAGCTGACAGCCGAACAGTTGCAGCAGGCCCAGGCCATGGCTCGGACCGTGACCCAGAACCTGGGAGGGACCGGCCTGTTCGGTGTGGAATTCTTCCTCTGCGGTGGTGAGGTGATCTTTTCAGAACTCTCCCCAAGACCCCACGACACAGGTCTGGTGACCTTGATCAGCCAGAACCTGAGTGAATTCGAACTGCACCTTCGTGCCGTGCTGGGGTTGCCGATCCCATCCATCACGAGGGCCGATGCGGCGGCAAGCCGCGTCGTCCTGGCCAAGGAGACGATGGACGCGGTCAGCTATTCAGGGATCGATGCTGCTCTGACGGAACCCGACACCCAACTGCTGCTGTTCGGTAAGCCAACGGCTCGCCC
This window contains:
- the purT gene encoding formate-dependent phosphoribosylglycinamide formyltransferase, with the protein product MTQFPKTVMLLGSGELGKEVAIAAQRLGCHVIACDRYANAPAMQVADEAEVLAMTDADTLLATVRRHRPDVVIPEIEALAVSALAELEQDGITVIPTARATAVTMNRDRIRDLAAGELALRTARFAYAASAEDLKAEAPALGWPVVVKPVMSSSGKGQSVVDGPDGLDQAWEAAMAGARGTSPRVIVEEYLRFDLEITLLTIRQHNGETLFCSPIGHEQEHGDYQCSWQPAELTAEQLQQAQAMARTVTQNLGGTGLFGVEFFLCGGEVIFSELSPRPHDTGLVTLISQNLSEFELHLRAVLGLPIPSITRADAAASRVVLAKETMDAVSYSGIDAALTEPDTQLLLFGKPTARPGRRMGVALAKGEHLAEARAKADRAAACVQVNQR